A single window of Archangium gephyra DNA harbors:
- a CDS encoding inorganic diphosphatase, which produces MLHSAGVRLLLPPELPREPEVLIESPRFSVVKRRADGGVDFISPLPCPYNYGCIPGLGSGDGDPLDVVVLGPRLRRGERLRVPVVGVIAFLDAGCADPKVICSARPLRPVDRVGLETFFRVYALFKRVLHFARGRRGVDTRFVGWLPDVTRPSA; this is translated from the coding sequence GTGCTACACAGCGCGGGTGTCCGACTTCTCCTTCCTCCGGAGCTCCCGCGCGAGCCCGAGGTGCTCATCGAGTCCCCCCGTTTCTCCGTGGTGAAGCGGCGCGCGGATGGGGGCGTGGACTTCATCTCCCCCCTGCCGTGTCCCTACAACTACGGCTGCATTCCGGGGCTGGGCTCGGGGGATGGAGATCCACTGGACGTGGTGGTGCTCGGCCCCCGCCTGCGCCGGGGCGAGCGGCTGCGCGTGCCGGTGGTGGGGGTGATTGCCTTCCTCGACGCGGGCTGCGCGGACCCCAAGGTCATCTGCAGTGCCCGGCCCCTGCGGCCGGTGGACCGGGTGGGCCTGGAGACCTTCTTCCGCGTCTACGCGCTCTTCAAGCGGGTGCTGCACTTCGCGCGGGGCAGGCGGGGCGTGGACACGCGCTTCGTGGGCTGGCTCCCGGACGTCACGCGCCCGTCAGCATGA
- a CDS encoding DUF885 domain-containing protein, with the protein MNKASSPALETFLRLRASFFERYLETQPEEATTLGLHHLDDRLKDLSPSALGDEYAFHREVLARLEHLSPGELPPEARLDRLAMLDITRFHVHTYEELRGHRRNVELSTYPHTMLQYQIGQAETAGDWSAIASRAARIPTFLQQQEQLLAEGVATRELPDPHIVHDFAEDHLPVIERYFEHLPALPEAHQVTLSAAEARQLQQASHEAQRAFAAHRQFLRERVLPYTHVPVVLGEDEYQWRLRYMFGLTASPEELVRQAEDVLERAQESILQLSGQLARELPGAPSTLSNLGEARALLLGLETEHPERDEDVIPLYRELIARAEHFVHEQELFNVPEGLRLGLKPLPPGMVDVRGTNWPAPLLDPRKVGWFVLAPMAAAHPTVWAALLAVHEGIPGHFLQSVAWQRAFSEHPAPVRFLLVTDHVAMARGHFGPMLNIEGYATYAEERMRRAGFYTAAEALTALVARALRAVRVVVDIGLHTGRMTDEAAVRYLVHHACMPEPNARREVLRYKRIPLQAITYLLGALDFERLEEDCRRERGSRFNEARFHDELFSFGPVSPSLLRRFMLTGA; encoded by the coding sequence ATGAACAAGGCCTCCTCGCCCGCTCTCGAGACCTTCCTGCGGCTCCGAGCCTCGTTCTTCGAGCGCTACCTCGAGACGCAGCCCGAGGAGGCCACCACGCTCGGGCTCCACCACCTGGATGACCGGCTGAAGGACCTCTCCCCTTCCGCGCTGGGTGACGAGTACGCCTTCCACCGCGAGGTCCTCGCGCGGCTCGAGCACCTCTCGCCCGGGGAGCTCCCCCCCGAGGCCCGGTTGGATCGGCTGGCGATGCTCGACATCACCCGCTTCCACGTCCACACCTACGAGGAGCTGCGCGGCCACCGGCGGAATGTCGAGCTGTCGACCTACCCGCACACCATGCTGCAGTACCAGATCGGCCAGGCCGAGACGGCCGGGGACTGGTCCGCCATCGCCAGCCGGGCCGCGCGCATCCCCACCTTCCTCCAGCAGCAGGAGCAGCTGCTCGCCGAGGGCGTCGCCACCCGGGAGCTGCCGGACCCGCACATCGTCCACGACTTCGCGGAGGACCACCTCCCCGTCATCGAGCGGTACTTCGAGCACCTCCCCGCCCTGCCCGAGGCGCACCAGGTGACGCTCTCCGCCGCCGAGGCCCGGCAGCTCCAGCAGGCGTCCCACGAGGCGCAGCGGGCCTTCGCCGCCCACCGCCAGTTCCTCCGCGAGCGCGTCCTGCCGTACACGCACGTCCCCGTGGTGCTCGGCGAGGACGAGTACCAGTGGCGGCTGCGGTACATGTTCGGCCTCACCGCCTCACCCGAGGAGCTGGTGCGCCAGGCCGAGGACGTGCTGGAGCGCGCCCAGGAGTCCATCCTCCAGCTCTCCGGCCAGCTCGCCCGCGAGCTCCCCGGAGCACCCTCCACCCTCTCCAACCTGGGAGAAGCCCGGGCCCTGCTGCTCGGCCTGGAGACGGAGCACCCGGAGCGGGACGAGGACGTCATTCCCCTGTACCGGGAGCTCATCGCGCGCGCCGAGCACTTCGTCCACGAGCAGGAGCTGTTCAACGTGCCCGAGGGCCTCCGGCTGGGCCTCAAGCCGCTTCCCCCGGGCATGGTGGACGTGCGAGGCACCAACTGGCCCGCGCCGCTGTTGGATCCGCGCAAGGTGGGCTGGTTCGTGCTGGCCCCCATGGCGGCCGCGCACCCCACCGTCTGGGCCGCGCTGCTGGCGGTGCACGAGGGCATCCCCGGCCACTTCCTGCAGAGCGTCGCCTGGCAGCGCGCCTTCTCCGAGCACCCCGCCCCCGTGCGCTTCCTCCTGGTGACGGACCACGTGGCCATGGCGCGCGGGCACTTCGGCCCCATGCTCAACATCGAGGGCTACGCCACCTACGCCGAGGAGCGGATGCGGCGCGCGGGCTTCTACACCGCCGCCGAGGCCCTCACCGCGCTCGTGGCCCGGGCCCTGCGCGCCGTGCGCGTGGTGGTGGACATCGGCCTGCACACCGGGCGCATGACGGACGAGGCGGCGGTGCGCTACCTCGTGCACCACGCCTGCATGCCGGAGCCCAACGCGCGGCGCGAGGTGCTCCGCTACAAGCGCATCCCCCTGCAGGCCATCACCTACCTGCTGGGCGCGCTCGACTTCGAGCGGCTGGAGGAGGACTGCCGGCGCGAGCGAGGCAGCCGCTTCAACGAGGCCCGCTTCCACGACGAGCTCTTCTCGTTCGGCCCGGTGTCCCCCTCGCTCCTGCGGCGCTTCATGCTGACGGGCGCGTGA